The following DNA comes from Musa acuminata AAA Group cultivar baxijiao chromosome BXJ1-4, Cavendish_Baxijiao_AAA, whole genome shotgun sequence.
AGAGGAGGCGGCGGAAAGAAAGGAAAATAAGAGATCTAAAGGGGCCAGAGAAGTGTGACCTCAAGAACCATGGCGATGCGTCGAAGGGCGAGAAGGAGGATTAAGATGGGGCAGGAGAAAGGAAGAGAGCTTCGGAGGATCAAGAACCAACTCTTCTGTTGTTGTTTGCTTGCGGCTCAAACCAACCAGGCTTTGAAGACAAGAATTGGGCTAAAGGGGTTAAATATATAGCAACCAACCTTGGCTCTGGGAACCAAACCCACGCTTTCTTCTGATCTCACGAATCCAACGCCATTTGCATGGGTCCAATTCGGACATGATGGCCTCAACGTTACACGCCCAATGGTAATAGAGACGACTAATTCGCCTCAATTAGGTCCATTTGGTTGATTTGACTTGGGTCAATCGCCTAATGTTAGAGGTCGGGCAACGACGGGGGCCATGATGGGTTCGGTCTACAGTTGGCCCAAAGCCCATTAACGGCGGCGCATCGTTGTTCCAAGTGTTCTTAGTGGGTCGTTGGAGGCTGGCTTTCGTAGGGCAAGGAAGACGGGAGCAAAGTGTGTCGAGACGCGACATCGGGACGATGTCGGAGGCTTACAAGAAGGTGAAGGCCGGGAGGCTCGTCTTCAAGGGCGGCGACGTCGCTGGCGTCGACAAGAAGAAgcgtaagaagaagaagaaggcggaaGCCGACGCGGAAAAGAATCCCTTCGCTGCGGGGGAAGATGCCGACGGGGAGTCGGCGTCGGCCGGGGCAGAGGCGTACACGATCGACGCGGCGAAGCGGATGAAGTACGAGGAGCTCTTTCCCGTGGAGTCCAAGAAGTTCGGTTACGACCCCGCCAACAAGTCCCGAACGAGCGCCCGCACGATCGAGGAGGCGCTCGACGACAGGGTCAAGAAGAAGGCTGACCGCTACTGCAAGTGATCGATCCTCTCGCTTCTTGTCTCGGGTGCGATGAGAATTTTAGGGTTTGAAGCTTTCCTTTGTCTTAATGGCCCATGTTGAATTCTATTTAGATTCTGAGGTTTCCATGAACATGTTGGCTGTGGTTTTCATATGCATTTATTTCTGTTCTATGTCGCCTTGATTAAAGATGGatttttctaccttgttatgaatcTTTTATGAGGAGAATTTATGCTTTATTTTTCAGACCAGGATTACTTGGTTAATTCTTTCTGATCATGTTtctatgatatttgacacacaaatCACCAATTAGAGAGAAGATATGTTGTTGAGGTTCTACTTAGATGAACTATTGCTCTGAGACTGATTTAGAAAGAAGAACTTGATGTGAAGAACTTTGTTGTTGGAACATATGAGCATGGATTTTAGTAGTCCTATAATGCTATGCTCTGATTAACAAATACAAACAAGGAGTTGTATGTTCTTATTAGTCTATTATGCTAATAAGAAATCTGCAACTGAATTAGTCGATTATGCTATTCTCTGATTAACAAATACAAACAAGGAGTTGTATGTTCTTTTTAGTCAATTACTGTGATGATGGGGTACTTTTTCCTATATCATTGTGGTGCTAGCCTTGAAGCTCTTGTTACCATCAGATCTCATTGCCAATAAGAGTAAATGAAAAATCAAAACGAATCCTTCAGGGATTTATGATTATCGATCTTTCTTTTGCTTGCTAATATGCGTCACAATGGTACTTCCCGAAGCAGATCTAAAGTCATCTAtctaatttttgaaaaaaaatgttgTATCTTCCTATCATAGAAAGGCACCGATTACAATGATCTCCTTCGttgtatctttttttttgtttttatctgGTACCGGTAGTTCTCAAGATAATGGAAACCTTGACCTTTGGGCTGTAACATGTGTCTCTATTCTATTCTGGTCTTCAGTATTTTGTGCCTGTATTGATTCACAAGCAAAGGATGTTCTGATCCTTTGAACAAAGAATCTATGAACTTGTTCTGATCCTCTTCTATTCTGATCTTCAATATTTTCAATAGTAGAAGGAtgatgtttgtgtgtgatattcttTCTGGTATTGTCTAAGGTTTGGATGAATTGTGCACATAGTTTTTTTGTTATTCGGTTCTTTTTCATTGTGGTGTTAAAGAAGCATACTATCTGTATGTGTGCTACATTGGCTGTAGTTGTGAATATACTTTTGCACATTGTTGAAGATTTATGTGCATAATTATCTGTATGTGTGCTTGATGACCATATTTTCTGTCACTTTTCATAGGATAATATTAAGACATTCTCCACATCTGAACGTTTTTATATAGACTTAAGGCACTTGTCGATTGACAATTTTGGTATCAGTGGGttgattatcattatcattatcatcattTGTATATATTTATGTCAATGACTCTTGGGCTCTTATTCTACAGGAAATATATAGTTTCTGTTTATTTCCTTGCCAATCTCATTATTATATCTCTTCTTACTCTCAGGTTGTTGTTGTCCATTTTCCTTGCTGATTCACCAGGGACGATAGTCATCAAACAAGATTGCAGTCAAGAAGATGTTAGGAGCAAAGATTACGACTGAATTTTATATTAGCCCTGTTAGTAGCACCTTGAGATGCCTTGTAATTGTATCAGTTGCACTGCTTATGATGTTGGGATCCAAACGCTCTGCAAGTCGCAAATCCTGTAACAATGCTTTTTATCAGATTCCCAACACCTGTTCTATGCATTGCTCGAATGTACTTTGAAGGGATCAGATATTTCATCAGCCAGTCTATGAACTGGTTTATCTTCTCCTAATGTCTATAATTTGTGGTTCAAGTCATTTCAAAGTGTTAGATGTGCCTGGGGCCAAATGAGACACCGCTGGTTTTAAAGGAATGTTCGAATTTTAACATTTCTTATGGGTTCCGAAGTAAGATTGATATATATGAGCTTATAATTTCTGTGTTTTGCATCACAATTTGCTTTTTCAGGGCATTTTATGCTTGACCGTAAAATACACAAATTTATCATTCCAATGCTAGAGAAGACAAGAGCATATATAACCATAAACGATATATACCACCCAAAGTTCCATGCACAATTTACTCTTAGTTTTAGGATCTTCATAATCCTAAAACCAGAGAGTTGCTTTCTAATCCCAAATCCGTTGAAATTGCCAATCCATAGAACCAGATTATCATTCAGGCATAATATAATAAACTTCTTGATTTTTAAATAGTAGTCAGAGAGATTGGATCTATCCAAACACAGAAATTTCCCCAGACCAGCTGCATGAAGCTACGACATCAGGCATTAAGGGGTGGAAGGCAACGTCAATGCATGCCTGATCGAGTGCCTTTATTTTTCTCAAAAGCTCCGAGGATTTGTAactgtagaagtatatacaaCCATCCGACGACCCTGAGGCGATTTGCTCGCCATCCAAACTGAAATTGCACTTGATCGGGAAGCCGCATACATCATGCATCTCGTACCTCTTGCACTTATCCATCTTAAAGGGAGGCCTTGCTGAAAAAATGGCAATGTAGTTGCCATTGGACTGTGCAACGAAACAACAATCAGATGGGTGATACCGGACACACGTGCAGGTGTAGGCCTCCGTGTAAACCTAACAACAATGGAAGAAACATAAGGATTAGATGGATTAGCATGTTTAACTCATTACAATGACTACTCAAATGCAATGGCAACAAAATGGTGCCTAAATAGCTTGCACAGCAACATCTTCTCATAGAAGATTGTAAATGACATCAAAAACTTGAAGACAACAGCCTTTAATGCAATAGAATGACACAATTAATCAAGTACAGAAACATATCTAGTTCTTTCTCCAACCATTTGTTTGCAACGAAGACTAGCAAACATTTTATGTGCAGCTTTTGGAGGAAAGAAACAACTATTACATTAGCACACAAATATTAAATTTGCATAGACTGTTTGTAATCCAGTtcgaatgagaaaaaaaaaataaaggaactGATGAAATTTGCAAGGGCAGTTTTCAAGTTCCAGACAATGTTACAGGTACCGAGAAACATTGGCATATATTTCCTGTGAAGAATCCTGATAGCCAATCCAGCAAATTATAGTTACCATCCAATGTCAAGATGACAATTCACTATTGGTACTTTAAAATTTAGTGTCCCTCCTCTTCAATCCAAAGAGATCATAAATCTTATTTGCAGAACATTTTATCCTTTAACATTCTTATTATCTCATTTTCAGTttgttaattttcttttttgctttcacCCTATAACAAGGGGCAGTATCTAAACCCTTTAATTTCTTAAACTGTCAAACTAGCAAGCAAGTATTTCAAATGATCGCTTGAAGCCAGCCCTCATCCAGAACTGAATTTGCCATTAAATGTTCAAATACTAAAATGAGTTATTTGATATGCAAAAATCAGAGATATACGGTGAAGTTATAGTACAGTCGTAGGACATCAAAGACCACTAATAAGGATAGGAGTTAAAGAAAAGATAGTGCAGAATGTTACCTGGTTAGATAAAGGAACTTGTCGCAAGACATCCCAAACAATGATAGAGTTCTCACTAATACGGCTCTTTGTAGTGTCACTGGAACAGAGAAAGTTTTTTCCATCTAAACTGAATTCAATATCAAGTATGGGCCCAAGCCCTTTAAGATACTCCTTTACCACCGTCCCAACTCTTATATCCCATAATCTGAGTAGACCCTTTGACCCACCAGAAAGGAATAGACTTGAGTTATCAGGATGGAATCTGATGACCTCCACAGTTTgatcctctttaaatatttgtGTTTCCATTCCCTTTTCAACATCAACTAGCCGTGATGAACAGTCATATCCACAAGAAAGCAAAGATAACCCATCAGAAGACCACCTAACATCCTTCACGGCTGCATTATGGCATCTGAAAACACGGGCTTTCTGCTGATTTCTGCTCCAAACATTCCATACATTAACTGTCTGATCCATTCCAGCAGAAGCAAGAAGATGTCCTGTTTAGCTAAAC
Coding sequences within:
- the LOC135668598 gene encoding uncharacterized protein LOC135668598; protein product: MSEAYKKVKAGRLVFKGGDVAGVDKKKRKKKKKAEADAEKNPFAAGEDADGESASAGAEAYTIDAAKRMKYEELFPVESKKFGYDPANKSRTSARTIEEALDDRVKKKADRYCK
- the LOC135668624 gene encoding uncharacterized protein LOC135668624 isoform X2; translation: MDLLWNAYGVPSDQEEDTGQRQRQRQHRPLQRPLPAPKRFRSEAYVPPQSPSPPLVFPPEPSGRYVSKRERAILAAAAAASSTASAPLPPPHLHPSTSVASPDSDLPSDIVTFLKCQRKGLAGRRGISTKLAVSLDGHRSAVNSLQWSKSHGHLLASAGMDQTVNVWNVWSRNQQKARVFRCHNAAVKDVRWSSDGLSLLSCGYDCSSRLVDVEKGMETQIFKEDQTVEVIRFHPDNSSLFLSGGSKGLLRLWDIRVGTVVKEYLKGLGPILDIEFSLDGKNFLCSSDTTKSRISENSIIVWDVLRQVPLSNQVYTEAYTCTCVRYHPSDCCFVAQSNGNYIAIFSARPPFKMDKCKRYEMHDVCGFPIKCNFSLDGEQIASGSSDGCIYFYSYKSSELLRKIKALDQACIDVAFHPLMPDVVASCSWSGEISVFG
- the LOC135668624 gene encoding uncharacterized protein LOC135668624 isoform X1, which produces MDLLWNAYGVPSDQEEDTGQRQRQRQHRPLQRPLPAPKRFRSEAYVPPQSPSPPLVFPPEPSGRYVSKRERAILAAAAAASSTASAPLPPPHLHPSTSVASPVVGSISDSDLPSDIVTFLKCQRKGLAGRRGISTKLAVSLDGHRSAVNSLQWSKSHGHLLASAGMDQTVNVWNVWSRNQQKARVFRCHNAAVKDVRWSSDGLSLLSCGYDCSSRLVDVEKGMETQIFKEDQTVEVIRFHPDNSSLFLSGGSKGLLRLWDIRVGTVVKEYLKGLGPILDIEFSLDGKNFLCSSDTTKSRISENSIIVWDVLRQVPLSNQVYTEAYTCTCVRYHPSDCCFVAQSNGNYIAIFSARPPFKMDKCKRYEMHDVCGFPIKCNFSLDGEQIASGSSDGCIYFYSYKSSELLRKIKALDQACIDVAFHPLMPDVVASCSWSGEISVFG